One window of Paludibacter propionicigenes WB4 genomic DNA carries:
- a CDS encoding polysaccharide biosynthesis/export family protein, whose protein sequence is MMRKSLTRILLFMMLALQLTSCITTHQLNYLQSPKNNVQTYKDTISYKDYRLKEGDRLFIQVYSTDEKTNTLFNGAGNTGMQMMTGSSENMDLYTYLVKPDGNIKFPLIGDLSVKGKTIRETKESLEQAIKSIHKANSVDSESSVDVRMVGRTFSIIGSGKSGRFPFPKEKVNVYQALAMAGDLSYYADRSKVRILRVTENGNQIKSFDLRSASIINSEFYYLEPDDVIFLQPMKQQFFGVSTFWAALSTIITTYSLGYFVYKSFK, encoded by the coding sequence ATGATGCGAAAATCGCTTACCCGGATTTTACTCTTCATGATGTTGGCTCTACAGCTAACTTCGTGTATTACAACGCACCAATTGAATTATTTACAATCTCCCAAAAACAACGTACAAACTTATAAAGACACCATTTCTTACAAGGACTACCGGCTAAAAGAAGGTGATCGTTTGTTTATTCAGGTTTATTCCACCGACGAAAAAACGAATACATTATTTAATGGAGCCGGAAATACCGGCATGCAAATGATGACCGGATCATCAGAAAATATGGATTTATACACCTACCTAGTGAAGCCTGATGGCAATATAAAGTTCCCATTAATAGGCGATTTAAGCGTAAAAGGAAAAACCATCCGAGAAACAAAAGAGAGTTTGGAACAAGCAATAAAATCTATTCACAAAGCCAATTCTGTTGATTCTGAAAGCTCTGTTGATGTCAGAATGGTAGGTCGTACTTTCAGCATTATCGGTTCCGGAAAATCTGGTCGTTTCCCATTCCCAAAAGAGAAAGTAAATGTTTATCAAGCACTTGCCATGGCCGGCGATTTAAGTTATTATGCAGATCGAAGTAAAGTCCGAATTTTGCGTGTAACAGAAAACGGCAATCAAATTAAAAGCTTTGACCTTCGGAGTGCCAGTATAATCAATTCTGAGTTTTATTATCTGGAGCCTGACGATGTGATTTTTCTTCAACCAATGAAGCAACAATTTTTCGGAGTATCTACATTTTGGGCAGCTTTATCCACTATAATCACAACATATTCATTGGGTTACTTTGTTTATAAAAGCTTTAAATAG
- a CDS encoding thioredoxin family protein, whose product MKKIFQILLVGLLFSTVALAQKSANVEIVELNAKSFKEKVWNFDKDKSFKRIGNLPIILDFHATWCGPCKILSPHLQLIQNKYKGKLIVYKIDVDKDPELAQRFKVNAMPTMIFIGMKDKYKPEVGYSGDYSELEKMVKTNLSLN is encoded by the coding sequence ATGAAAAAAATATTTCAAATACTGTTAGTTGGCTTGCTGTTTAGTACAGTGGCTTTAGCACAAAAATCCGCTAATGTTGAAATAGTAGAGCTTAATGCTAAAAGTTTTAAGGAAAAAGTCTGGAATTTTGATAAAGATAAATCATTTAAACGAATTGGGAATCTGCCAATTATTCTTGATTTCCATGCTACTTGGTGTGGACCATGTAAAATACTGTCTCCGCATTTACAGCTTATACAAAATAAGTATAAAGGAAAACTTATAGTGTATAAGATTGATGTTGATAAAGACCCAGAGTTGGCTCAGCGCTTTAAAGTGAATGCTATGCCTACAATGATTTTTATCGGAATGAAAGATAAATATAAGCCTGAAGTAGGATACAGTGGAGATTATAGTGAGCTTGAAAAAATGGTGAAAACGAACTTGTCGTTGAATTAA
- a CDS encoding HU family DNA-binding protein, producing MTKADIVNEIAKNTGIDKVTVLTTVEAFMETVKDSLSKNENVYLRGFGSFVIKQRAEKTARNISKNTTIIIPAHNIPSFKPAKTFVSVVK from the coding sequence ATGACTAAGGCAGACATCGTAAATGAAATTGCTAAAAATACAGGTATTGACAAGGTTACTGTATTGACAACTGTTGAAGCTTTTATGGAAACTGTAAAAGACTCACTATCTAAAAATGAAAACGTGTATTTAAGAGGTTTTGGTAGCTTTGTTATCAAACAACGTGCTGAAAAAACTGCCCGTAATATCTCAAAAAATACTACAATCATTATTCCAGCTCACAACATTCCTTCATTCAAACCTGCTAAAACTTTCGTGAGCGTAGTAAAATAA
- the mutY gene encoding A/G-specific adenine glycosylase — protein sequence MNNTTDALSQISNILTKWYIENKRDLPWREITDPYKIWISEIILQQTRVNQGMSYYLRFIERFPTVKTLAVADEDEVLKYWQGLGYYTRARNLHKAAKKIVSDFEGEFPKLHADILKLAGIGVYTAAAICSFAYNQPYAVVDGNVYRVLSRLFGIETPIDTGSGQKEFAELAQNLLPTQQPGLHNQAIMEFGALQCTPGLPDCVKCPLNTFCKSLQNNNINNLPIKSQKTKVTSRYFNYLFIEYQGNTFIQKRTQKDVWQNLWEFPLIESNHLLTDKELIDNQFSNSLFEKVNNITISKISNPMKHVLSHRVIYAQFITISLAELPTGLSELKQIPISELDNFAVSRLMELFLETLTK from the coding sequence ATGAATAATACTACAGACGCTTTATCTCAAATATCCAACATACTAACCAAATGGTACATAGAAAATAAACGTGATTTACCATGGCGAGAGATTACTGATCCCTATAAAATATGGATATCCGAAATTATATTACAGCAAACACGTGTAAATCAGGGAATGAGTTACTATCTGCGATTTATAGAACGATTTCCTACGGTAAAAACACTTGCCGTAGCTGATGAAGATGAGGTGCTTAAGTATTGGCAAGGATTAGGATATTACACCCGAGCAAGAAATTTACACAAAGCAGCCAAGAAAATTGTTTCGGACTTTGAGGGTGAGTTTCCGAAACTACACGCTGACATCCTTAAACTAGCCGGAATTGGAGTTTATACGGCCGCAGCTATTTGCTCATTCGCCTACAATCAGCCATATGCCGTTGTAGATGGAAATGTGTATAGGGTTTTATCTCGTTTGTTTGGAATAGAAACACCCATTGATACAGGCTCCGGTCAGAAAGAATTTGCCGAATTGGCGCAAAACTTACTACCAACTCAACAGCCGGGGCTGCATAATCAGGCTATAATGGAATTTGGAGCTTTGCAATGTACACCAGGTCTACCGGATTGTGTGAAGTGTCCTTTGAATACTTTTTGTAAATCTTTACAAAACAACAATATAAACAACTTGCCAATAAAATCTCAAAAAACAAAAGTAACGAGCAGATACTTCAACTATTTGTTTATTGAATATCAAGGAAATACATTTATCCAAAAGCGAACGCAGAAAGATGTGTGGCAAAACTTATGGGAGTTTCCACTGATTGAATCAAATCATTTACTGACTGACAAAGAACTGATCGACAATCAATTTAGCAATTCTCTATTTGAAAAAGTCAACAATATAACCATTTCAAAAATATCAAACCCGATGAAACATGTTCTGAGTCATCGGGTTATATATGCGCAGTTTATTACAATCAGTTTAGCCGAATTGCCCACAGGATTATCAGAGCTAAAACAAATTCCAATAAGTGAGTTAGATAATTTTGCAGTATCAAGACTTATGGAATTATTTCTGGAGACACTGACAAAATAG
- a CDS encoding polysaccharide biosynthesis/export family protein, whose amino-acid sequence MRNKKNILVLVLVLFTLSSCYNYQKLRLLQENDRALPVYDKSGYKNYKIQVNDEITYRLITSDQTISKVIGSNGGNSSQNQISYRVYTDGTIDLPFISHIPVAGLTLDEATTVIENRFKKLMADAVVKLSLANKTFTIFGDAGSGIFPIYKEKLTIFQALSMSGDFSETSDRKHVRIIRESEKGTEVLDFDIRPKSLIDSKYYYIYPNDIIYVQRDSSSFYKVNNYATLLSVINFSLSLLFGVLNYKK is encoded by the coding sequence ATGAGAAATAAAAAAAATATACTGGTTTTGGTTTTGGTATTGTTCACGCTTTCGTCGTGCTACAATTATCAAAAATTGCGTTTGTTGCAGGAAAATGACCGCGCCTTACCTGTATATGATAAATCCGGTTATAAAAATTATAAGATTCAAGTCAATGACGAGATAACATACCGCTTAATAACTTCTGATCAAACAATCTCAAAGGTCATTGGATCAAACGGAGGAAACTCTTCTCAAAATCAAATTTCGTACAGAGTTTACACCGATGGCACAATAGATTTACCTTTTATTTCTCACATTCCTGTGGCTGGGCTAACGCTAGATGAAGCAACAACTGTTATAGAAAACCGATTTAAAAAACTCATGGCCGATGCGGTTGTCAAACTCAGTCTGGCAAACAAAACTTTCACAATATTTGGCGATGCAGGCTCAGGTATATTTCCTATTTACAAAGAAAAACTAACTATTTTTCAGGCTCTCTCTATGTCCGGAGATTTCAGCGAAACCAGCGATAGAAAGCATGTCAGGATTATTCGAGAATCTGAAAAAGGAACCGAAGTGCTGGATTTTGATATACGCCCTAAAAGTTTAATTGATTCTAAGTACTATTATATTTACCCGAATGATATTATTTACGTACAAAGAGATTCTTCGAGCTTCTATAAAGTCAATAATTATGCGACTTTACTTAGCGTTATCAATTTCTCATTATCCTTATTGTTTGGAGTTTTAAACTACAAAAAGTAA